One Acidimicrobiia bacterium DNA segment encodes these proteins:
- a CDS encoding glycosyltransferase, protein MRKIRLCSIQPHAERGGSDQALLRMLCSLPRDEFECHMVVPSEPPLRSELDAAGVSVHVVPMRRISGSHRLVDWVAYALAWPLTVGRLVALFRRIDVDVVHTNSFHSWYGWAAAAIARRPHVWHGREIVVQSRAALALERFLIARFSARVLSMSHAIADQLPGVDVTVVHETPDPGEFHPSRAGHFRARVGIPDDVFLVGAAGRVDTWKGFDVLLDAFTLVRAARDDVQLVIAGGTVRGKEALHTELGARAAETTGAHWVGPRDDIPELLADVDLFVLPSTEPEPYGLVLVEALMSGVRVVATDAGGPREILDDARPGSGHLVPVRDATAMARTIVAALDEQPTTSTAHRAARQPRRAPEPERFAAIFRSVVDGRTASARGRVG, encoded by the coding sequence ATGCGGAAGATCCGGCTGTGCTCGATCCAACCCCACGCCGAGCGCGGCGGGTCGGATCAGGCGTTGCTGCGGATGCTGTGCAGCCTGCCACGGGACGAGTTCGAGTGCCACATGGTCGTCCCGAGCGAGCCGCCGCTGCGGAGCGAACTCGACGCCGCCGGCGTGTCCGTGCACGTCGTGCCCATGCGACGAATCTCCGGCAGCCATCGCCTCGTCGACTGGGTCGCGTACGCGCTGGCGTGGCCGCTGACGGTCGGACGGCTCGTGGCGCTGTTCCGCCGGATCGACGTCGACGTCGTGCACACGAACTCGTTCCATTCCTGGTACGGCTGGGCGGCGGCGGCGATCGCGCGCCGGCCGCACGTCTGGCACGGCCGCGAGATCGTGGTGCAGTCGCGGGCTGCGCTCGCCCTGGAGCGGTTCCTGATCGCCCGGTTCTCGGCTCGGGTCTTGTCGATGTCGCACGCCATCGCCGACCAGCTGCCCGGTGTCGACGTCACCGTCGTGCACGAGACGCCGGACCCCGGCGAGTTCCATCCCTCGCGCGCCGGGCACTTCCGAGCCCGAGTCGGCATCCCCGACGACGTCTTCCTCGTCGGCGCCGCCGGCCGCGTCGACACCTGGAAGGGCTTCGACGTGCTGCTCGACGCCTTCACCCTCGTACGCGCGGCGCGGGACGACGTCCAGCTGGTCATCGCCGGGGGGACGGTCCGGGGCAAGGAGGCGCTGCACACAGAGCTCGGGGCGCGCGCCGCCGAGACGACGGGGGCGCACTGGGTCGGCCCGCGCGACGACATTCCGGAGCTGCTCGCCGACGTCGACCTCTTCGTGCTCCCGTCGACCGAGCCCGAGCCGTACGGGCTCGTCCTCGTCGAGGCCCTGATGAGCGGGGTCCGCGTCGTCGCCACCGACGCCGGCGGCCCGCGGGAGATCCTCGACGACGCCCGGCCGGGCAGCGGCCACCTCGTGCCGGTCCGTGACGCGACCGCGATGGCGCGCACCATCGTCGCCGCCCTCGACGAGCAGCCGACGACGAGCACCGCTCACCGCGCCGCGCGTCAGCCGCGTCGCGCACCGGAGCCCGAGCGCTTCGCGGCCATCTTCCGGTCCGTCGTCGACGGCCGGACCGCGAGCGCGCGCGGACGTGTCGGGTAG
- a CDS encoding glycosyltransferase family 1 protein — translation MRVALNLEQLLYSPPGGIGRYAAELARRLPGPDPDDGERTEVVAFVARHRRTRIADALARFELDTIDPVSLWLPRPVLYDTWNLLGLPRLSLLHAELRGVDLVHAPSLAVPPRAGRAPLVVTAHDAAALLFPETYPWRGRWFHRRGLDAAARRADLVITPTRAAADELVRLTKIRAERIRVVPHGVNLAQPDAPAVDAARAALGLDGVPYVLWVGTIEPRKNLPLLLDAFAAVVQAGLPHRLVVVGPSGWRGGARVTADSTLGERLVAISRRVRGTRLAALYRGASLLAFPSLHEGFGLPLLEAMAQETAILCSDVPVMHEVAGDAAQYVSATDVGAWRDALVSLLDDDATRQALAAAGRRRAGGFTWDRCIDRTRAVYRELLGRPR, via the coding sequence ATGCGCGTCGCCCTCAACCTCGAGCAGTTGCTGTATTCGCCCCCGGGCGGCATCGGCCGGTACGCGGCAGAGCTGGCACGACGGCTGCCGGGGCCAGATCCCGACGACGGCGAGCGTACCGAGGTGGTGGCGTTCGTAGCCCGCCACCGGCGGACACGCATCGCCGACGCGCTGGCCCGGTTCGAGCTCGACACGATCGACCCGGTGTCGCTGTGGCTGCCCCGGCCGGTGCTCTACGACACCTGGAACCTCCTCGGGCTGCCGCGGCTCAGCCTGCTGCACGCCGAGCTCCGCGGCGTCGACCTCGTCCACGCGCCGTCGCTGGCGGTGCCGCCGCGAGCGGGGCGGGCGCCGCTCGTCGTGACGGCCCACGACGCCGCCGCCCTCCTGTTCCCGGAGACGTACCCGTGGCGCGGCCGGTGGTTCCACCGCCGCGGCCTCGACGCCGCGGCCCGCCGCGCCGACCTCGTGATCACGCCGACGCGCGCGGCCGCCGACGAACTCGTCCGCCTCACGAAGATCCGGGCCGAGCGGATCCGCGTCGTTCCCCACGGGGTCAACCTGGCCCAGCCCGACGCTCCGGCCGTCGACGCCGCGCGCGCTGCCCTCGGCCTCGACGGGGTGCCGTACGTGCTGTGGGTCGGGACGATCGAGCCGCGGAAGAACCTCCCGCTGCTCCTCGACGCGTTCGCGGCCGTGGTCCAGGCCGGGCTCCCGCACCGGCTGGTCGTCGTCGGCCCGTCGGGGTGGCGAGGCGGAGCCCGAGTCACCGCGGACTCGACCCTGGGGGAGCGGCTGGTCGCGATCAGCCGGCGGGTGCGCGGCACCAGGCTCGCGGCCCTCTACCGCGGCGCGTCGCTGCTGGCATTCCCGAGCCTCCACGAGGGCTTCGGCCTCCCGCTGCTGGAGGCGATGGCCCAGGAGACCGCCATCCTGTGCTCGGACGTCCCCGTCATGCACGAGGTCGCCGGCGACGCGGCCCAGTACGTGTCCGCGACCGACGTCGGGGCGTGGCGTGACGCCCTGGTGTCGCTGCTCGACGACGACGCCACGCGCCAGGCGCTCGCCGCCGCCGGCCGTCGTCGGGCCGGCGGGTTCACCTGGGACCGGTGCATCGACCGGACGCGCGCCGTCTACCGGGAGCTGCTCGGTCGGCCTCGGTAG
- a CDS encoding ABC transporter permease, giving the protein MLGSVPATLAARLLGQDIGPKWLYWPWVSNHLGEIRDRLTQHVELTALAVGLGLLIALPLALVSVRYRRLYVPVLGVTGILYTVPSLAAFALLLPLTGLSTTTAVIPLTAYTLLILVRNIVTGLDGVPPEIRDAAEGMGYSPTRRVLQVELPLALPAIIAGVRIAVVTTIGLVTVTALIGQGGLGQLLLDGFNRDFRTPLTVGIVLSLALAVVADLALLGVLRLATPWRRKARR; this is encoded by the coding sequence GTGCTCGGGTCCGTGCCGGCGACGCTCGCGGCCCGCCTGCTGGGCCAAGACATCGGGCCGAAGTGGCTGTATTGGCCGTGGGTCTCGAACCACCTGGGCGAGATCCGCGACCGCCTGACCCAGCACGTCGAGCTGACCGCGCTCGCGGTTGGCTTGGGCCTCCTGATCGCGCTGCCCCTCGCCCTCGTCAGTGTGCGCTACCGCCGTTTGTACGTGCCGGTGCTCGGAGTGACCGGGATCCTCTATACGGTCCCATCGCTGGCCGCGTTCGCGCTGCTGCTGCCGCTGACCGGCCTGTCGACCACGACCGCGGTGATCCCGCTCACCGCCTACACGCTGCTGATCCTGGTCCGGAACATCGTCACCGGCCTCGACGGGGTGCCGCCCGAGATCCGCGACGCCGCCGAAGGGATGGGCTACTCGCCCACCCGCCGCGTGCTCCAAGTCGAGCTGCCGCTGGCGCTGCCGGCGATCATCGCCGGCGTCCGGATCGCCGTGGTGACCACGATCGGGCTCGTCACCGTGACCGCGCTCATCGGCCAGGGTGGCCTCGGGCAGCTCCTCCTCGACGGGTTCAACCGCGACTTCCGAACCCCGCTCACGGTCGGGATCGTGCTGTCGCTGGCCCTGGCCGTGGTGGCCGACCTGGCCCTGCTCGGCGTGCTGCGCCTGGCGACGCCGTGGCGGCGGAAGGCAAGGCGATGA
- a CDS encoding ABC transporter permease — translation MTPVIAAGFFGDVWTFLSDGAHWQGNDGIPHLTLQHLQLTAVSTVVAIAVALPAGVALGHLRRGGALAVNLANVGRALPALGLLILGVQWFGIGRPGGLLSPVHSIPAFVAMVALAIPPIVANAYVGVASVDDDVREAAAGMGMSGRQVLGRVELPIALPLIMAGIRTAVVAVVATATLAAYVDGGGLGTLISVGFATQNDAQVFVGGLFVALLAVALELGLGLLQRALVSQGLRVGGGQTAREIEATLVKTPAPVAARQG, via the coding sequence ATGACGCCCGTCATCGCCGCCGGGTTCTTCGGGGACGTGTGGACGTTCCTCAGCGACGGCGCCCACTGGCAGGGCAACGACGGCATCCCGCACCTCACCCTCCAGCACCTCCAGCTCACCGCGGTGTCGACCGTCGTGGCGATCGCCGTCGCCCTCCCCGCCGGGGTCGCGCTCGGGCATCTCCGGCGAGGGGGCGCCCTGGCGGTGAACCTCGCCAACGTCGGTCGCGCCCTGCCCGCCCTCGGGCTCCTGATCCTCGGCGTGCAGTGGTTCGGGATCGGGCGACCCGGCGGGCTGCTGTCGCCGGTGCACTCGATCCCGGCCTTCGTGGCGATGGTCGCGCTGGCGATCCCCCCGATCGTCGCCAACGCGTACGTCGGCGTGGCCTCCGTCGACGACGACGTCCGCGAGGCGGCCGCCGGGATGGGGATGAGCGGGCGTCAGGTGCTCGGACGGGTCGAGCTCCCGATCGCCCTGCCGTTGATCATGGCCGGCATCCGGACGGCCGTGGTCGCGGTCGTCGCCACCGCGACGCTGGCCGCGTACGTGGACGGCGGGGGGCTCGGCACGCTGATCTCGGTCGGGTTCGCCACCCAGAACGACGCCCAGGTCTTCGTCGGGGGCCTGTTCGTGGCCCTGCTCGCGGTCGCGCTCGAGCTCGGGCTCGGCCTGCTCCAGCGCGCCCTCGTGTCGCAGGGCCTGCGGGTCGGCGGCGGCCAGACCGCCCGCGAGATCGAGGCCACCCTGGTGAAGACGCCCGCGCCGGTCGCCGCTCGCCAGGGGTGA
- a CDS encoding ABC transporter substrate-binding protein gives MRTARSSRRTRALTALLAAVAAVGIVAGTPVSAGAAGGSLTVGAKNFSGASVISQLWAQALQKKGYSITFRDNLGATEIVYPALKNGDIDAYGDYQGTLLTFLGGQPTGNTQSTYKALTAKLAGTGIVASTPAPAVDVNGFYVMAKTAQKYHLKTLSDVAKVASKLTFGGPQECQARPLCLGSTEQGLYGLQFKEVRKLDAGGPITTSALSNGDIDVGLLFTGSSVLPKGAVLLTDNKGLQPADNPVFLVRKAKATSALLAVVNAVSAKLTTAAYSRLTLEVQNQKLDPAAVAGQFLKQNHLA, from the coding sequence ATGCGGACAGCACGAAGCTCACGTCGAACGCGCGCGCTCACCGCGCTGCTCGCCGCCGTCGCCGCGGTCGGGATCGTCGCCGGGACACCGGTCTCCGCCGGTGCCGCGGGCGGGTCGTTGACGGTCGGCGCCAAGAACTTCTCGGGCGCCTCCGTCATCTCCCAGCTCTGGGCCCAGGCGCTGCAGAAGAAGGGCTACAGCATCACCTTCCGGGACAACCTCGGCGCCACCGAGATCGTCTACCCGGCGCTCAAGAACGGCGACATCGACGCCTACGGCGACTACCAGGGGACCCTGCTGACCTTCCTCGGCGGCCAGCCGACCGGGAACACCCAGAGCACGTACAAGGCGCTCACCGCCAAGCTGGCGGGCACCGGGATCGTCGCGAGCACGCCCGCCCCGGCCGTGGACGTCAACGGGTTCTACGTCATGGCCAAGACGGCCCAGAAGTATCACCTGAAGACCCTCTCGGACGTCGCCAAGGTGGCGTCGAAGCTCACCTTCGGCGGCCCCCAGGAGTGTCAGGCCCGTCCGCTCTGCCTCGGGAGCACCGAGCAGGGGCTCTACGGGCTCCAATTCAAGGAGGTCCGCAAGCTCGACGCCGGCGGCCCCATCACGACGAGCGCGCTCTCCAACGGTGACATCGACGTGGGGCTCCTCTTCACCGGGTCGAGCGTGCTCCCGAAGGGTGCCGTCCTGCTGACCGACAACAAGGGCCTGCAGCCGGCGGACAACCCGGTGTTCCTCGTCCGGAAGGCCAAGGCCACCTCCGCGCTCCTCGCGGTCGTGAACGCGGTGTCGGCGAAGCTGACCACCGCGGCCTACAGCCGGCTGACCCTCGAGGTCCAGAACCAGAAGCTCGACCCCGCCGCCGTGGCGGGGCAGTTCCTGAAGCAGAACCACCTGGCCTAG
- a CDS encoding MBL fold metallo-hydrolase has product MAAPAHFEDADVRIDKIVVGPFENNVFVVRDKRTGSAVLLDAANEHELLLDVARATGVRRVLTTHGHWDHIQAVTAVRDAGIDVGIAAADAAMLPAYDFVIPDDEVYRVGDLRLRSVHTPGHTPGSTSFLLEGKPIVFTGDTLFPGGPGNTSSPGASFDEILGSIDRRLFTLPADLLVLPGHGLDTTVGEERPHLEDWAQRGW; this is encoded by the coding sequence ATGGCCGCCCCCGCCCACTTCGAGGACGCCGACGTGCGGATCGACAAGATCGTGGTCGGACCGTTCGAGAACAACGTGTTCGTCGTGCGCGACAAGCGCACCGGCTCGGCCGTCCTCCTCGATGCCGCCAACGAGCACGAGCTGCTGCTCGACGTCGCGCGGGCCACCGGCGTTCGCCGGGTGCTGACCACGCACGGCCACTGGGACCACATCCAGGCGGTCACCGCCGTGCGCGACGCCGGGATCGACGTCGGCATCGCCGCCGCCGACGCCGCCATGCTGCCGGCGTACGACTTCGTGATCCCCGACGACGAGGTCTACCGCGTCGGCGACCTGCGCCTCCGGTCCGTCCACACGCCCGGCCACACGCCCGGGTCGACGTCGTTTCTCCTCGAGGGCAAGCCGATCGTCTTCACCGGGGACACGCTGTTCCCGGGCGGCCCCGGGAACACGTCGAGCCCCGGCGCCAGCTTCGACGAGATCCTCGGCTCGATCGACCGGCGCCTCTTCACCCTGCCGGCCGACCTGCTCGTCCTGCCCGGCCACGGGCTCGACACGACCGTCGGGGAGGAGCGCCCGCACCTCGAGGACTGGGCGCAGCGAGGCTGGTAA
- a CDS encoding acyl-CoA dehydrogenase family protein — MDFRDSPSEAAFRDEVRAWLAEHLTGEFAELGGRGGPADETAWDTRVDWEKLLGKDRWLGLAWPEEFGGRAASFAEQVIFNEEYAKADAPARISLFGEGLFAPTLLAYGTEDQKRRFLPKIQSVEELWCQGYSEPGAGSDLAGVQTRGVRDGDQWVVNGQKVWTTLAHRAQWCFCVTRTAAGSEGHAGLSYLLIPMDQPGVEVRPLRQMTGTAEFNEVFFSDARTDVANVLGEVDDGWKVAMATLGFERGTAFLSQQLRFSRELAEVVDAAREHGVADDPIVRQELADSYCGVQIMKFNGMRMLTSLVKRGELGPEASIGKLYWSTWHRTLGERALRVLGADGLCLPDDGPGYELDELHRIFLFSRAETIYAGSSEIQRNIIGERVLGLPREPR, encoded by the coding sequence ATGGACTTTCGCGACTCGCCGAGCGAGGCAGCCTTTCGGGACGAGGTCCGGGCCTGGCTGGCCGAGCACCTGACCGGTGAGTTCGCCGAACTCGGTGGCCGAGGTGGGCCCGCGGACGAGACCGCCTGGGACACCCGGGTCGATTGGGAGAAGCTGCTCGGCAAGGACCGCTGGCTCGGCCTGGCGTGGCCGGAGGAGTTCGGTGGCCGGGCCGCGAGCTTCGCCGAGCAGGTGATCTTCAACGAGGAGTACGCGAAGGCCGACGCGCCGGCTCGGATCAGCCTCTTCGGTGAGGGGCTCTTCGCGCCGACGCTCCTCGCCTACGGGACCGAGGACCAGAAGCGCCGGTTCCTGCCGAAGATCCAGTCGGTCGAGGAGCTGTGGTGCCAGGGCTACTCGGAGCCCGGTGCCGGCTCCGACCTCGCCGGCGTCCAGACCCGCGGGGTCCGAGACGGCGACCAGTGGGTCGTGAACGGCCAGAAGGTCTGGACCACGCTGGCGCACCGAGCCCAGTGGTGCTTCTGCGTTACCCGCACGGCCGCGGGCTCCGAGGGCCACGCCGGGCTCTCGTACCTGCTCATCCCGATGGACCAGCCCGGCGTCGAGGTGCGTCCGCTCCGACAGATGACCGGAACCGCCGAGTTCAACGAGGTGTTCTTCTCGGACGCGCGCACCGACGTCGCCAACGTGCTCGGCGAGGTCGACGACGGCTGGAAGGTCGCGATGGCCACGCTCGGCTTCGAGCGCGGGACTGCATTCCTGTCGCAGCAGCTCCGGTTCTCGCGCGAGCTGGCCGAGGTCGTCGACGCCGCACGCGAGCACGGCGTCGCCGACGACCCGATCGTCCGCCAGGAGCTCGCCGACTCCTACTGCGGCGTCCAGATCATGAAGTTCAACGGCATGCGGATGCTCACGAGCCTCGTCAAGCGGGGGGAGCTCGGCCCCGAGGCGAGCATCGGGAAGCTCTACTGGAGCACGTGGCACCGCACCCTCGGCGAACGAGCCCTGCGCGTGCTCGGAGCCGACGGGCTGTGCCTGCCGGACGACGGACCCGGCTACGAGCTCGACGAGCTGCACCGGATCTTCCTGTTCAGCCGGGCCGAGACCATCTACGCCGGATCGAGCGAGATCCAGCGCAACATCATCGGGGAGCGGGTGCTGGGGCTCCCGCGCGAGCCCCGCTGA